The proteins below come from a single Eucalyptus grandis isolate ANBG69807.140 chromosome 3, ASM1654582v1, whole genome shotgun sequence genomic window:
- the LOC108955170 gene encoding uncharacterized protein LOC108955170, which translates to MAEPTGSDPSMIVQESSQDVSSSSSQEESSYDDLPKAEEHVSKPSHHMTERLQDHLADMLEASPLPVGPKKPTKGSKTSRKRGVLGPLRRAEVRRFVAVNKLCYIGLLETKVPEENFESISFTLIRGWSWVANYSCSPRGRIWVGWNPELVSFLSISITNQAIHGCLKCNDSGITCLVSAIYGEHTFVRRRPLWADLQHYNEIFQDTAWVVGGDFNAIKDPSDRVGSSTNWIPCFDEFAQCLEQTDLADLRFVGLRYTWSTSAAGNSRKMRKIDRVLVNSKWNEDFSFSEATFRSPGISDHSPAVVKVIHPPRTLKPFKYFHFWEDHPDFKSIVSQAWSTSVFGVPMFQLVSKLKFVKARLKLLNREEFSEISGRVSEARENLSSIQTDLQADPLNLHLAEKEMTFSKPSCEELKSYIRRPLNGEQIAARNVPVFSDDEIKSMVFSLAKEKAPGPETGSLVEFFKSNWEIVGPLVLLAVRDFFQFGRMLKEVNATILTLVPKISNASAVSDFRTIACCNTIYKVITKILANRIAGVLNDVVSRSQNAFVKGRRIRDNILIAQELFAGFHLHPYLPKCAVKVDFHKAYDTVDWDFLEKVLLAFEFPVGLTRLVMACVRSPSYSIAINGELHGFFRGGRGLRQGDPMSPYLFTLVMEVFSGVLISRTASQDFKYF; encoded by the exons ATGGCAGAACCTACTGGTTCGGACCCGTCTATGATTGTCCAAGAGTCCTCTCAGGATGTATCCAGCTCAAGCTCTCAGGAGGAATCCTCTTATGATGATCTACCGAAAGCTGAGGAACATGTGAGTAAACCAAGTCACCATATGACTGAAAGACTACAAGATCACCTTGCTGACATGCTGGAAGCTTCCCCTCTCCCTGTCGGTCCGAAGAAGCCTACTAAGGGCTCCAAGACCTCTAGGAAGAG GGGCGTCCTTGGTCCGCTAAGGCGCGCTGAAGTTAGGCGTTTTGTTGCGGTTAATAAGTTATGCTATATTGGCTTACTTGAGACTAAAGTTCCCGAAGAGAATTTTGAATCTATCTCCTTCACCCTCATCAGGGGTTGGAGTTGGGTTGCGAACTATAGTTGCTCCCCCCGTGGGAGGATTTGGGTTGGGTGGAACCCGGAGCTTGTCTCTTTCCTTTCGATTTCTATCACTAATCAAGCAATTCATGGGTGTCTTAAGTGTAATGATTCTGGTATTACTTGTTTGGTTTCTGCTATATATGGAGAGCACACTTTTGTCCGCCGTAGGCCGCTCTGGGCAGACTTGCAACATTATAATGAGATATTTCAAGATACGGCGTGGGTGGTTGGAGgcgattttaatgcaattaagGACCCTTCCGACCGTGTTGGTAGCTCCACCAACTGGATCCCCTGCTTTGATGAATTTGCTCAATGTTTGGAGCAGACTGACTTGGCGGACCTCAGATTTGTTGGCCTTCGATATACGTGGTCTACATCGGCGGCGGGGAATTCCAGAAAGATGAGAAAGATTGATCGTGTGTTGGTAAATAGCAAGTGGAATGAGGACTTCTCCTTCTCTGAGGCGACGTTCCGTAGTCCGGGCATATCTGACCATTCACCGGCCGTCGTTAAAGTTATTCATCCGCCTCGCACTTTGAAGCCTTtcaaatacttccatttctGGGAGGACCACCCTGATTTCAAATCCATTGTCTCACAAGCTTGGAGCACATCGGTGTTTGGAGTTCCTATGTTTCAATTAGTCTCTAAACTCAAGTTCGTGAAAGCCCGTCTTAAGCTTCTAAACCGAGAAGAGTTTTCTGAGATCTCGGGGAGAGTTTCAGAGGCAAGAGAGAACCTTAGTTCCATTCAGACTGACCTTCAAGCTGACCCGTTGAATCTCCATCTTGCTGAAAAGGAGATG ACGTTCTCTAAACCGTCGTGTGAAGAGTTAAAGAGTTACATCCGTCGCCCTCTCAACGGAGAGCAGATTGCTGCCCGCAATGTTCCGGTTTTTTCGGATGACGAGATCAAGTCCATGGTATTCTCATTAGCGAAGGAAAAAGCCCCTGGGCCCGAGACGGGTTCTCTCGTGGAATTCTTCAAATCTAATTGGGAAATCGTTGGTCCCTTGGTCTTATTGGCTGTTCGGGATTTCTTCCAATTCGGGAGGATGCTCAAAGAGGTAAACGCGACAATCCTTACTCTTGTGCCCAAGATTTCCAATGCTAGTGCTGTTTCGGATTTCAGGACGATCGCGTGCTGCAATACCATTTATAAAGTTATTACTAAGATCCTAGCTAATCGTATAGCGGGTGTGTTAAATGATGTTGTGAGTCGTTCTCAAAACGCATTTGTTAAGGGAAGGAGAATTAGAGATAACATTCTCATTGCCCAAGAGCTTTTTGCGGGTTTTCATCTTCATCCGTATCTCCCCAAGTGTGCGGTGAAGGTAGACTTTCACAAAGCTTATGACACTGTTGAttgggattttttggaaaagGTTCTCCTTGCTTTCGAGTTCCCGGTTGGGCTTACCAGACTAGTGATGGCTTGTGTTCGGTCTCCATCATACTCTATAGCCATTAACGGTGAACTTCATGGTTTCTTTCGCGGAGGACGTGGTCTCAGACAGGGAGATCCCATGTCTCCTTATTTGTTTACTTTAGTTATGGAAGTATTCTCCGGAGTGTTGATATCCCGCACGGCCAGCCAGGACTTTAAATACTTCTGA